From a single Ailuropoda melanoleuca isolate Jingjing chromosome 12, ASM200744v2, whole genome shotgun sequence genomic region:
- the DBNDD1 gene encoding dysbindin domain-containing protein 1 — MEPPEGAGPGEIVKEVQVPQAALGTLVHGTGDSCHSPTAEEEGGIPIPAPGLLQVTERRQPLSSVSSLEVHFDLLDLTELTDMSDQELAEVFADSDDESLAGESPAGLHPLPRAGCLRSPSWTRTRAEQNREKQPLGDPEHQPAIVDTFLTVERPKED, encoded by the exons ATGGAGCCCCCGGAGGGCGCCGGCCCGGGAG AAATAGTTAAGGAGGTTCAGGTGCCACAAGCAGCCCTGGGCACCCTGGTCCATGGGACAGGGGACAGCTGCCACTCACCcacagcagaggaggaggggggcatCCCAATACCAGCCCCGGGGCTCCTGCAGGTCACAGAGAGGAGGC AGCCCCTGAGCAGCGTCTCCTCCCTGGAGGTACACTTTGACCTCCTGGACCTCACCGAGCTGACCGACATGTCTGACCAGGAGCTGGCCGAGGTCTTTGCTGACTCAGACGATGAGAGCCTGGCCGGTGAATCGCCAGCAG GCCTGCACCCACTGCCCCGAGCCGGCTGTCTGCGCTCCCCCTCCTGGACACGAACCAGGGCTGAGCAGAACCGAGAGAAGCAACCGCTTGGGGACCCAGAGCACCAGCCAGCAATTGTGGACACATTTCTCACCGTGGAGAGGCCCAAGGAGGACTAG